A genomic region of Streptomyces rimosus contains the following coding sequences:
- a CDS encoding aminotransferase-like domain-containing protein: MEDYQRIADAVAADIAAGRLRPGDRLATQRAFARAHGIANSTATRVYRELTRRGLTVGEVGRGTYVRAAQHSPGPALAEPADPARRPRVNLELNYPEVPEQAALLAQGLSPLLRPDVLSAALTMAPATGSPAAREACAALLARGDFRPDPDGLLFAGNGRQAIAGALAALVPPGGRLGVEALTYPLVKSVAARLGVTLVPLAGDAYGLLPDAVRTAHRGAPLHAVYLQPTLHNPLGVTMPAERRAELAGTLRALDLWAVEDAVWSFLLDDDRQAGLPPLAALAPERTLLVDSLSKRLSPGLTVGLVLAPPSYTERVAAALRSGGWTAGAFALNATVRWLCDGAVAAIVEAKRRDAAARQALVREHLAGFRVHADPAAYFAWWELPAPWRAETFLAAAARRGIAVTPGAAFAVGPEGAHGAAPAPGAVRVALAAPAADELTHALTALAAIARGTPEDCVPD; this comes from the coding sequence GTGGAGGACTACCAGCGCATCGCCGACGCCGTCGCGGCCGACATCGCCGCCGGACGGCTGCGCCCCGGCGACCGGCTCGCCACCCAGCGCGCCTTCGCCCGCGCCCACGGCATCGCCAACTCCACCGCCACCCGCGTCTACCGGGAGCTGACCCGCCGCGGGCTGACCGTCGGCGAGGTCGGCCGCGGCACGTACGTACGCGCCGCGCAGCACAGCCCCGGACCCGCGCTGGCCGAGCCCGCCGACCCGGCCCGCCGCCCCCGCGTCAACCTCGAACTGAACTACCCCGAGGTCCCCGAGCAGGCCGCCCTCCTCGCCCAGGGCCTATCGCCCCTGCTGCGCCCCGACGTACTGAGCGCGGCCCTGACGATGGCCCCCGCCACCGGCTCCCCGGCCGCCCGCGAAGCCTGCGCCGCCCTCCTGGCCCGCGGGGACTTCCGGCCCGACCCGGACGGTCTGCTGTTCGCGGGCAACGGGCGCCAGGCCATCGCGGGCGCCCTCGCCGCGCTGGTGCCGCCCGGTGGGCGCCTGGGCGTCGAAGCGCTCACCTATCCGCTGGTCAAGTCGGTCGCCGCCCGCCTCGGCGTCACCCTCGTGCCGCTGGCCGGCGACGCGTACGGCCTGCTGCCCGACGCCGTACGGACCGCCCACCGCGGCGCCCCGCTGCACGCCGTCTACCTCCAGCCGACGCTGCACAACCCGCTCGGCGTGACCATGCCGGCCGAGCGCCGGGCCGAGCTGGCCGGCACCCTCCGCGCGCTGGACCTGTGGGCCGTCGAGGACGCCGTCTGGTCCTTCCTGCTCGACGACGACCGGCAGGCCGGACTCCCGCCGCTGGCCGCCCTCGCCCCCGAACGCACGCTTCTGGTCGACAGCCTCTCCAAGCGCCTGTCGCCCGGCCTGACCGTCGGCCTGGTGCTGGCGCCGCCCTCGTACACCGAGCGGGTCGCCGCGGCCCTGCGCTCCGGCGGCTGGACGGCCGGCGCCTTCGCCCTGAACGCCACGGTCCGCTGGCTGTGCGACGGCGCGGTCGCCGCGATCGTGGAGGCCAAGCGCCGGGACGCCGCCGCCCGGCAGGCCCTGGTCCGCGAGCACCTGGCCGGATTCCGTGTCCATGCCGACCCGGCCGCCTACTTCGCCTGGTGGGAGCTGCCCGCGCCGTGGCGCGCCGAGACCTTCCTCGCGGCCGCCGCCCGGCGCGGCATCGCCGTCACCCCGGGCGCCGCGTTCGCCGTCGGCCCGGAGGGCGCGCACGGCGCCGCACCCGCCCCGGGCGCCGTCCGCGTCGCCCTCGCCGCCCCGGCCGCCGACGAGCTGACGCACGCGCTCACCGCGCTGGCCGCCATCGCCCGGGGCACCCCGGAGGACTGCGTACCGGACTGA
- a CDS encoding alpha/beta fold hydrolase produces MLHTAAVNGITLTYEDTGEADGATVLLVHGHPFDHTMWAPQTTALAAAGHRVIVPDLRGYGASQVVPGTTRLEVFAADLAALLDHLGVTERIVLGGLSMGGQIVMECARRFPHRLRALVLADTFAHAETPEGRRARNAMADRLLREGMGGYTEEVLDKMIAPRTIAARPAVAEHVRRMMRGTPPEGAAAALRGRAERPDYTTTLARLAVPALVAVGRDDTYTPVADAEFLRDRIPDARLTVIEDAAHLPNLEQPDAFDAALTGFLSVLPERVG; encoded by the coding sequence GTGCTGCATACCGCTGCCGTCAACGGCATCACCCTCACCTACGAGGACACCGGCGAAGCGGACGGCGCGACCGTCCTCCTCGTCCACGGGCACCCCTTCGATCACACGATGTGGGCCCCGCAGACCACCGCCCTGGCCGCCGCCGGGCACCGCGTGATCGTCCCCGACCTGCGCGGCTACGGCGCTTCCCAGGTCGTGCCGGGCACCACCCGCCTGGAGGTCTTCGCGGCCGACCTCGCCGCGCTCCTGGACCATCTGGGGGTGACGGAGCGGATCGTCCTCGGCGGGCTGTCGATGGGCGGCCAGATCGTCATGGAGTGCGCCCGCCGCTTCCCGCACCGGCTGCGCGCCCTCGTCCTCGCGGACACCTTCGCCCACGCCGAGACGCCCGAGGGCCGCCGGGCCCGCAACGCCATGGCCGACCGGCTGCTGCGCGAGGGCATGGGCGGCTACACGGAAGAGGTCCTCGACAAGATGATCGCACCGCGCACCATCGCCGCCCGGCCCGCGGTGGCGGAGCACGTGCGCCGCATGATGCGCGGCACGCCGCCCGAGGGCGCCGCCGCCGCGCTCCGGGGCCGCGCCGAACGCCCCGACTACACCACGACGTTGGCCCGCCTCGCCGTCCCGGCCCTGGTGGCCGTCGGCCGCGACGACACGTACACACCGGTCGCCGACGCCGAGTTCCTGCGCGACCGCATCCCGGACGCCCGTCTCACGGTCATCGAGGACGCCGCCCACCTGCCCAACCTGGAGCAGCCGGACGCCTTCGACGCCGCCCTGACCGGCTTTCTCTCGGTGCTCCCGGAGCGGGTCGGGTAG
- a CDS encoding 2-hydroxyacid dehydrogenase, producing the protein MEIIAFGVQADERPLLVKAFAGRHQVRCLDVFLNRDTAPIAAGYEVVSVSVNADLCAEVIQELAVGGTKMIAQRSTGYNNIDLEAAADLGVTVGRVSSYSPYSVAEFAWGLAMAVNRRIVRAANRTRNFDFRLDGLMGRDLHGRTVGVLGTGKIGEAFTRIAHGFGMELLGWDIAENPRCAELGMKYVGLDRLFAESDLISLHVPLLESTRHLIDAAALAAMKDDAILVNSSRGGLVDTAALVETLKAGRLAGVGLDVYEEEAGLFFFDKSLEVIDDDTLARLMTFGNVLVTSHQAYFTEDAVGQIIGATVRNVEDYLAGRVNDNFLVTPGQRPAAAR; encoded by the coding sequence GTGGAGATCATCGCATTCGGCGTGCAGGCGGACGAGCGGCCGCTGCTGGTGAAGGCCTTCGCCGGCCGCCACCAGGTCCGCTGTCTCGACGTCTTCCTCAACCGCGACACCGCCCCCATCGCCGCGGGCTACGAGGTCGTCAGCGTCAGCGTCAACGCGGACCTGTGCGCCGAGGTGATCCAGGAGCTGGCCGTCGGCGGCACGAAGATGATCGCCCAGCGCTCCACCGGCTACAACAACATCGATCTGGAGGCCGCGGCCGACCTCGGCGTGACCGTCGGCCGGGTCTCCTCGTACTCGCCGTACTCCGTCGCGGAGTTCGCCTGGGGCCTGGCCATGGCGGTCAACCGCCGGATCGTCCGGGCCGCGAACCGGACCCGCAACTTCGACTTCCGGCTGGACGGGCTGATGGGCCGCGACCTGCACGGCCGCACCGTCGGCGTGCTCGGCACCGGCAAGATCGGCGAGGCGTTCACCCGTATCGCGCACGGCTTCGGGATGGAGCTGCTGGGCTGGGACATCGCCGAGAACCCGCGCTGCGCCGAGCTGGGCATGAAGTACGTCGGCCTGGACCGGCTGTTCGCCGAATCGGACCTGATCAGCCTGCACGTACCGCTGCTGGAGTCCACCCGCCACCTCATCGACGCCGCCGCGCTGGCCGCCATGAAGGACGACGCGATCCTGGTCAACTCCAGCCGCGGCGGCCTGGTGGACACCGCGGCGCTCGTGGAGACCCTCAAGGCGGGCCGGCTCGCCGGTGTCGGCCTGGACGTCTACGAGGAGGAGGCCGGGCTCTTCTTCTTCGACAAGTCCCTGGAGGTCATCGACGACGACACCCTCGCCCGCCTGATGACCTTCGGGAACGTGCTGGTCACCTCGCACCAGGCGTACTTCACCGAGGACGCGGTCGGTCAGATCATCGGCGCCACCGTACGCAACGTCGAGGACTACCTGGCCGGCCGCGTCAACGACAACTTCCTCGTCACACCAGGACAGCGGCCAGCAGCCGCGCGGTGA
- a CDS encoding deoxyribonuclease IV → MSTSPSPQHARERNPVGSHVPVAGGLAKVGIPYARDIGGEAVQVFVANPRGWATPAGVPQQDEAFREACEREAIPAYVHAPYLINFGSHNDGTVEKSVVSLRHSLLRGRAIGALGVVVHTGSATGGRPRAEALAQVRERVRPLLDELTHDDDPWLLLEPTAGQGASLCALAEDLGPYFDALDRHPKLGVCLDTCHAFAAGHDMAAPGGTKALLDELVDTVGEGRLKLIHANDSKDVVGAHKDRHENIGSGHIGADPFGELFRHPATAGVPLVIETPGGKEGHAADVARLKELRHPA, encoded by the coding sequence GTGAGCACTTCCCCCTCCCCGCAGCACGCCCGTGAGCGCAATCCGGTCGGCAGCCATGTGCCGGTGGCCGGCGGCCTGGCCAAGGTCGGCATCCCGTACGCCCGTGACATCGGCGGCGAGGCCGTGCAGGTCTTCGTCGCCAACCCGCGCGGCTGGGCCACCCCGGCCGGTGTCCCGCAGCAGGACGAGGCGTTCCGGGAAGCGTGCGAGCGGGAGGCGATCCCGGCGTATGTGCACGCGCCCTACCTCATCAACTTCGGCTCGCACAACGACGGGACGGTCGAGAAGTCCGTGGTCTCGCTGCGGCACTCGCTGCTGCGCGGCCGGGCGATCGGCGCGCTGGGCGTGGTGGTGCACACCGGCTCGGCGACCGGCGGGCGGCCGCGCGCGGAGGCGCTGGCGCAGGTGCGCGAGCGGGTGCGCCCGCTGCTGGACGAGCTGACGCACGACGACGACCCGTGGCTGCTGCTGGAGCCGACGGCGGGGCAGGGCGCGTCGCTGTGCGCGCTGGCCGAGGACCTGGGCCCGTACTTCGACGCGCTGGACCGGCACCCGAAGCTGGGCGTCTGCCTGGACACCTGCCACGCCTTCGCGGCCGGGCACGACATGGCGGCGCCCGGCGGGACGAAGGCGCTGCTGGACGAGCTGGTCGACACGGTCGGCGAGGGACGGCTGAAACTGATCCACGCCAACGACTCCAAGGACGTCGTCGGCGCCCACAAGGACCGCCACGAGAACATCGGCTCGGGGCACATCGGGGCCGACCCGTTCGGCGAGCTGTTCCGGCACCCGGCCACGGCGGGCGTACCGCTGGTGATCGAGACGCCGGGCGGCAAGGAGGGCCACGCGGCGGACGTGGCGCGCCTGAAGGAGCTGCGCCACCCGGCCTGA
- a CDS encoding DUF4396 domain-containing protein: MHQAHDGHEHGGHAAASWGAAARATLHCLTGCALGEILGMVVGTALSWHNAPTMVLAVVLAFVFGYALTLRGVLGSGLGLRAAVRVALAADTLSIAVMELIDNGVIVLIPGALDAALSDALFWWTLALSLALAFVVTTPVNRWMISRGKGHAVAHRYH, encoded by the coding sequence ATGCACCAGGCACACGACGGGCACGAGCACGGCGGGCACGCGGCGGCGAGCTGGGGCGCCGCGGCCCGCGCGACGCTGCACTGCCTGACCGGCTGCGCCCTCGGCGAGATCCTGGGCATGGTCGTCGGTACCGCCCTGAGCTGGCACAACGCCCCGACGATGGTGCTCGCGGTGGTGCTCGCCTTCGTCTTCGGCTATGCCCTCACCCTGCGCGGTGTGCTCGGCTCCGGGCTCGGCCTGCGGGCCGCCGTACGGGTCGCGCTGGCCGCCGACACGCTGTCCATCGCGGTCATGGAGCTGATCGACAACGGGGTGATCGTGCTGATCCCCGGGGCGCTGGACGCGGCGCTGTCCGACGCCCTGTTCTGGTGGACGCTGGCGCTGTCACTGGCCCTGGCGTTCGTCGTGACCACGCCGGTGAACCGGTGGATGATCTCCCGCGGCAAGGGACACGCCGTAGCACACCGATATCACTGA
- a CDS encoding phenazine-specific anthranilate synthase component I, whose amino-acid sequence MPRSTHDVLRRLLSPGCPPFALLRRRTPGRPAADTVEVLVGEVTEVPRLADIPLGAGVPEGGAATADALALVPFRQIRERGFDVRDDGTPLAVLRPDEAYELPLDEVLEQLPAHEVRVEDGAFDVSDDAYAGIVERVLKDEICTGEGANFVIRRTFQGEIPGFGAADALALFRRLLAGERGAYWTYVVHRPGLRTLVGASPEVHVRMSGGTVVMNPISGTYRYPAGGPSAEHLLEFLGDRKEVEELSMVVDEELKMMCTVGDKGGVVVGPRLKEMAHLAHTEYELRGRSSLDVREVLKETMFAATVVGSPVQNACRVIERHEVGGRGYYAGALALIGRDAGGAQTLDSPILIRTADIDADGGLRVAVGATLVRASDPRGEVAETHAKAAGVLTALGVRPAPDRTEDAAGRPRLADDPRVRAALDARRADLAPFWLRMQSSAPTAALTGHALVIDAEDTFTAMLAHLLRTSGLTVTVRRYDEPGLREAAAAHEGPIVLGPGPGDPSDTADPKMRLLRALTAELVRDHRHGLLGVCLGHELIAAELGLEIVRKEVPFQGAQERIDFFGRPETVGFYNTFTARCDEPAVTELAMHRVELSRDAATGEVHALRGPGFAGVQFHPESVLTLDGAGITARLLAAVLV is encoded by the coding sequence ATGCCTCGCTCCACCCACGACGTCCTGCGGCGTCTGCTGTCCCCCGGCTGCCCGCCGTTCGCCCTGCTGCGCCGCCGCACGCCCGGCCGACCGGCCGCCGACACCGTCGAGGTGCTGGTCGGCGAGGTGACCGAGGTGCCGCGGCTGGCGGACATCCCGCTCGGTGCGGGCGTGCCGGAGGGCGGCGCGGCGACCGCCGACGCGCTGGCGCTCGTACCGTTCCGGCAGATCCGCGAGCGCGGCTTCGATGTCCGCGACGACGGCACACCACTGGCCGTACTGCGCCCGGACGAGGCGTACGAGCTGCCCCTGGACGAGGTGCTGGAGCAGTTGCCCGCGCATGAGGTGCGGGTCGAGGACGGCGCCTTCGACGTCTCCGACGACGCGTACGCCGGGATCGTCGAGCGCGTCCTGAAGGACGAGATCTGCACCGGGGAGGGCGCCAACTTCGTCATCCGGCGCACCTTCCAGGGCGAGATCCCGGGCTTCGGCGCGGCCGACGCGCTGGCCCTGTTCCGGCGGCTGCTGGCCGGTGAGCGCGGCGCGTACTGGACGTACGTCGTCCACCGGCCGGGCCTGCGCACGCTGGTCGGCGCCAGCCCCGAGGTGCACGTCCGGATGTCCGGCGGGACGGTCGTGATGAACCCGATCAGCGGCACCTACCGCTACCCGGCCGGCGGCCCCAGCGCGGAACACCTGCTGGAGTTCCTGGGCGACCGCAAGGAGGTGGAGGAGCTGTCCATGGTCGTGGACGAGGAGCTGAAGATGATGTGCACCGTCGGCGACAAGGGCGGTGTGGTGGTCGGGCCGCGCCTGAAGGAGATGGCGCACCTCGCGCACACGGAGTATGAGCTGCGCGGGCGCTCCTCGCTCGATGTGCGGGAGGTGCTGAAGGAGACGATGTTCGCGGCGACCGTGGTCGGCTCGCCGGTGCAGAACGCCTGCCGGGTCATCGAGCGCCACGAGGTGGGCGGCCGGGGCTACTACGCCGGGGCGCTCGCGCTGATCGGCCGGGACGCGGGCGGCGCGCAGACGCTGGACTCGCCGATCCTGATCCGTACGGCCGACATCGACGCGGACGGCGGGCTGCGGGTCGCGGTCGGCGCCACGCTCGTACGGGCCTCCGATCCGCGCGGCGAGGTCGCCGAGACCCATGCCAAGGCCGCCGGGGTGCTCACCGCGCTCGGCGTGCGCCCCGCGCCGGACCGTACCGAGGACGCCGCCGGACGGCCGCGGCTGGCCGACGACCCGCGGGTGCGCGCCGCCCTGGACGCCCGGCGCGCGGACCTCGCTCCCTTCTGGCTGCGGATGCAGAGCAGCGCGCCGACCGCCGCGCTGACGGGCCACGCGCTGGTGATCGACGCGGAGGACACCTTCACCGCGATGCTGGCGCACCTGCTGCGCACCTCCGGGCTGACGGTGACGGTGCGGCGGTACGACGAGCCGGGCCTGCGGGAAGCCGCGGCGGCCCACGAGGGGCCGATCGTGCTCGGCCCTGGGCCCGGCGACCCGTCGGACACCGCCGATCCGAAGATGCGCCTGCTGCGCGCGCTGACGGCGGAGCTGGTCCGCGACCACCGGCACGGCCTGCTCGGGGTCTGCCTCGGCCATGAGCTGATCGCCGCCGAACTGGGCCTGGAGATCGTGCGCAAGGAGGTGCCGTTCCAGGGCGCGCAGGAGCGCATCGACTTCTTCGGCCGCCCGGAGACGGTCGGCTTCTACAACACCTTCACGGCCCGCTGCGACGAGCCGGCGGTGACGGAACTGGCCATGCACCGCGTCGAGCTGAGCCGGGACGCGGCGACCGGCGAGGTGCACGCGCTGCGCGGTCCGGGCTTCGCGGGGGTGCAGTTCCACCCGGAGTCCGTGCTGACGCTGGACGGGGCCGGGATCACCGCGCGGCTGCTGGCCGCTGTCCTGGTGTGA
- a CDS encoding (2Fe-2S)-binding protein, producing MYVCSCFGITEQQVRDHAESGACTPRQIASACKAGTDCGGCVRRIQALLGRGACPRRELIDQGAPEPLGAEVPELPAAGARGTYGTTPGAVPDTTPGALPEAA from the coding sequence GTGTACGTCTGCTCGTGCTTCGGCATCACGGAGCAGCAAGTCCGTGACCACGCGGAATCCGGCGCCTGCACCCCGCGCCAGATAGCCTCCGCCTGCAAGGCCGGCACCGACTGCGGCGGCTGCGTACGCCGTATCCAGGCACTGCTCGGCCGCGGCGCGTGCCCCCGGCGCGAGCTGATCGACCAGGGCGCGCCGGAACCGCTGGGCGCCGAGGTGCCCGAACTGCCGGCGGCCGGGGCGCGCGGAACCTACGGCACGACGCCCGGCGCGGTCCCGGACACGACGCCCGGCGCCCTGCCGGAAGCGGCCTGA
- a CDS encoding class II 3-deoxy-7-phosphoheptulonate synthase → MTVNAEIHAGGNTWRDLPAAQQPEWPDQEALRDVIAELESYPPLVFAGECDQLRERLGAVARGEAFLLQGGDCAEAFDAVSAEHIRNKLKTLLQMGAVLTYAGSVPVVKVGRIAGQYSKPRSKPTETRDGVTLPTYRGDSVNGFEFTEAARIPDPQRLKRMYHASAATLNLVRAFTTGGYADLRQVHAWNQDFVKSSPSGQRYEALAREIDRALNFMNACGVDPEEFKTVEFYSSHEALVLDYESALTRTDSRTGKLYDVSGHMVWIGERTRQLDGAHIEFASRIRNPIGVKLGPTTTAEDALTLIERLDPEREPGRLTFITRMGADKIRDKLPELVEKVTASGAKVAWICDPMHGNTFEAASGHKTRRFDDVLDEVKGFFEVHKGLGTHPGGIHVELTGDDVTECVGGGDEIFVDDLHQRYETACDPRLNRSQSLDLAFLVAEMYRDQ, encoded by the coding sequence GTGACCGTGAACGCTGAAATCCACGCCGGTGGCAACACCTGGCGAGACCTGCCCGCGGCGCAGCAGCCCGAATGGCCGGACCAAGAGGCTCTGCGCGATGTGATCGCCGAGCTGGAGTCCTATCCGCCGCTCGTCTTCGCCGGCGAGTGCGACCAGCTGCGCGAGCGCCTGGGAGCGGTCGCCCGGGGTGAGGCGTTCCTCCTCCAGGGCGGCGACTGCGCGGAGGCGTTCGACGCCGTCTCGGCCGAGCACATCCGCAACAAGCTCAAGACCCTGCTCCAGATGGGCGCGGTCCTCACGTACGCCGGGTCGGTCCCGGTCGTCAAGGTGGGCCGGATCGCCGGCCAGTACAGCAAGCCGCGCTCCAAGCCGACCGAGACCCGCGACGGCGTGACGCTGCCGACCTACCGCGGCGACTCCGTCAACGGCTTCGAGTTCACCGAGGCGGCCCGCATCCCGGACCCGCAGCGCCTGAAGCGGATGTACCACGCCTCCGCCGCGACGCTGAACCTGGTGCGCGCCTTCACCACCGGCGGCTACGCCGACCTGCGCCAGGTGCACGCCTGGAACCAGGACTTCGTGAAGTCCTCCCCGTCCGGGCAGCGTTACGAGGCGCTGGCGCGCGAGATCGACCGCGCGCTGAACTTCATGAACGCCTGCGGGGTGGACCCGGAGGAGTTCAAGACGGTGGAGTTCTACTCCTCCCACGAGGCGCTGGTGCTGGACTACGAGTCCGCGCTGACCCGTACGGACTCCCGCACCGGCAAGCTGTACGACGTGTCCGGGCACATGGTCTGGATCGGTGAGCGCACCCGCCAACTGGACGGCGCGCACATCGAGTTCGCCTCCCGCATCCGCAACCCGATCGGCGTCAAGCTGGGCCCGACGACGACCGCCGAGGACGCGCTCACCCTCATCGAGCGCCTGGACCCGGAGCGCGAGCCGGGCCGGCTGACCTTCATCACCCGCATGGGCGCGGACAAGATCCGCGACAAGCTGCCCGAGCTGGTCGAGAAGGTCACCGCCTCCGGCGCCAAGGTCGCCTGGATCTGCGACCCGATGCACGGCAACACCTTCGAGGCCGCCTCCGGTCACAAGACCCGGCGCTTCGACGACGTGCTGGACGAGGTCAAGGGCTTCTTCGAGGTGCACAAGGGCCTCGGCACCCACCCCGGCGGCATCCACGTGGAGCTGACCGGCGACGATGTCACCGAGTGCGTCGGCGGCGGCGACGAGATCTTCGTCGACGACCTCCACCAGCGCTACGAGACCGCCTGCGACCCGCGGCTCAACCGCAGCCAGTCGCTCGACCTGGCGTTCCTGGTGGCGGAGATGTACCGGGACCAGTAG
- a CDS encoding sulfite oxidase-like oxidoreductase, whose translation MGSMGQPESREAEHPQLPPGQRLQRGWPVTHYGPVPKFRPERWEFRAFGATADGGKHCWTHEEFSALPYTTVVADMHCVTKFSMLGAEWGGVSTRTVLDLAPPAPDVTHVMVWAEYGFSSNLKLADFADAKCLFATHRSGEPLTAEHGFPVRLIVPHLYAWKGPKWVRGIEYMTADRRGFWEERGYHNLGDPWREQRYSYQEEPGDGPEL comes from the coding sequence ATGGGGAGCATGGGTCAGCCCGAAAGCCGCGAAGCGGAGCATCCTCAGCTGCCTCCGGGGCAGCGACTGCAACGGGGATGGCCGGTCACGCATTACGGCCCGGTGCCGAAATTCCGGCCGGAACGCTGGGAGTTCCGGGCTTTCGGCGCCACCGCGGACGGCGGCAAGCACTGCTGGACGCACGAGGAATTCTCGGCGCTGCCCTATACCACCGTGGTCGCCGACATGCACTGCGTCACGAAGTTCAGCATGCTCGGCGCCGAATGGGGCGGCGTGTCCACCCGCACCGTCCTCGATCTCGCGCCACCGGCTCCGGATGTCACCCATGTGATGGTGTGGGCCGAATACGGATTCAGTTCGAACCTGAAACTGGCCGATTTCGCCGACGCCAAGTGCCTGTTCGCCACCCATCGCTCCGGCGAGCCGCTCACCGCCGAGCACGGTTTCCCGGTCCGGCTGATCGTCCCGCACCTGTACGCCTGGAAAGGGCCCAAATGGGTGCGCGGCATCGAGTACATGACGGCCGACCGCCGTGGCTTCTGGGAGGAGCGCGGCTACCACAACCTCGGTGACCCGTGGCGCGAGCAGCGCTACTCGTATCAGGAGGAGCCGGGGGACGGGCCCGAGCTGTAG
- the bfr gene encoding bacterioferritin has translation MQGDPEVIEFLNEQLTAELTAINQYFLHAKMQENFGWHKLAKYTRHESFDEMKHAEILTDRILFLDGLPNYQRLFHVRVGQTVTEMFQADRQIEVEAIDRLKRGIELMRAKGDITSANIFESILADEEHHIDYLDTQLDLVEKLGEPLYIAQVIEQPDS, from the coding sequence ATGCAGGGCGACCCCGAGGTCATCGAATTCCTCAACGAGCAGCTGACCGCCGAGCTGACCGCGATCAATCAGTACTTCCTGCACGCGAAGATGCAGGAGAACTTCGGCTGGCACAAGCTGGCCAAGTACACCCGGCACGAGTCGTTCGACGAGATGAAGCACGCGGAGATCCTCACGGACCGCATTCTCTTCCTGGACGGGCTGCCCAATTACCAGCGGCTCTTCCACGTCCGGGTGGGCCAGACGGTCACCGAGATGTTCCAGGCGGACCGGCAGATCGAGGTCGAGGCGATCGACCGGCTCAAGCGGGGCATCGAGCTGATGCGGGCCAAGGGGGACATCACGTCAGCCAACATCTTCGAGAGCATCCTGGCCGACGAGGAGCACCACATCGACTATCTGGACACGCAGCTCGATCTGGTCGAGAAGCTGGGTGAGCCGCTCTACATCGCCCAGGTCATCGAGCAGCCGGACAGCTGA